From a region of the Rhipicephalus microplus isolate Deutch F79 chromosome X, USDA_Rmic, whole genome shotgun sequence genome:
- the LOC142776462 gene encoding uncharacterized protein LOC142776462, translated as MGGVGEVVQIDECLLRGRRKANRGRLLTGDSVPSRHRNNYGGVSNKGPWIFGMLHVSTKELRLFQVDKRDAATLGSLIAKHILPGTTVYSDEWAAYQCIPRLVDANGTPLNLDWHTVNHSVNFVDPTTGANTQRIESEWQKAKCRLVRNSNKTTTSLMPSQLAWLWLKSINARPNVKDPFLRLMEVIAHRYPV; from the coding sequence ATGGGTGGAGTGGGCGAGGTCGTCCAAATCGACGAATGCTTGTTGAGGGGTCGGCGCAAGGCGAATCGAGGTCGCCTGCTGACTGGCGACAGTGTTCCTTCAAGGCACCGCAACAATTACGGTGGCGTTTCTAACAAGGGCCCGTGGATTTTCGGCATGCTGCACGTGTCCACGAAGGAGTTGAGGCTGTTTCAAGTGGATAAAAGGGATGCTGCCACCCTTGGTTCACTGATAGCCAAGCACATTCTTCCCGGGACGACGGTGTACAGTGACGAGTGGGCCGCGTACCAGTGCATACCCAGACTTGTGGATGCCAACGGAACACCGCTAAACTTGGACTGGCACACCGTGAACCACAGTGTCAACTTCGTTGATCCTACGACAGGCGCCAACACGCAAAGGATTGAAAGTGAATGGCAAAAGGCCAAGTGCCGTCTCGTGCGCAACAGCAACAAGACGACTACCTCACTTATGCCGTCTCAACTCGCCTGGCTTTGGTTGAAATCAATTAACGCACGTCccaacgtgaaagacccttttcTTCGATTAATGGAGGTAATTGCTCACCGGTATCCAGTTTAA